The genomic DNA AAGGCGTGCCAGATCAACAGCTGCTTCGGTATGTCCGGCACGGCGCAACACACCACGTGAACGGGCACGAAGCGGGTTGATATGTCCCGGACGGCCCAGGTCGGACGGTTTGGTTTTCGGATCGGCAAGCGCCAGAATAGTTTCTGCACGATCAAACATCGAAACGCCGGTTGTACAGCCACCTCCTAATTTATCAACCGTTATCGTGAAAGGAGTTCCTAGTAAAGAGGTATTATTTGCAACCTGCATGTCCAGTTCTAATTCTTGACAACGTTCTTCCGTGATCGGTGCGCACAATACGCCACGACCGTTTTTCAACATGAAGTTTACTTTTTCAGGAGTTATCTTTTCGGCGGCAATAATAAAATCACCTTCATTTTCGCGATCTTCATCATCGACTACGATTAAGAATTTTCCTTCTCGGAAGTCTTCAATAGCTTCTTCAATGGTGTTTAATTTGATTTCGCTCATATATTATTTTACTTATATTTCTTATTTTACAAAGATACAGGTAATTTTTCAATTATATCAATCAGTTCATAGCTTGTCTTTTGTACCATCTTGATATCGTGCCGTAAAAGTTTACGCTGATACGTGGCAAGCAGATAAACCGGGAATCCGATCGGGAAAAAGAGGCTGATTGCCAGCCCGGCTTTTCCATTTATTTTTGCATTTATCTGGTTGTAACCGTTGATGACCGGATAGTCCATCAGTTTGTTCAGAACCAAGTTTTGGTCCGAATTAGACAATTCTTCGATGATCCCGTCCATTTTTACTGCTAATTGTTCGGCCGTATGGTCACGACCTCCCTGTTTCCAGAAGAGAAAATAGTTTGTCCATCGTTTATGGGCGGCTAGGTAGGCATTGCTTTCTTCTGCCAGTTGTTTCAGGCGGAGAATGATTTGCCCGTAATCCGGATTGAACATGATCACCTCTTTCATTTCAACTTTTCTGCCCGAACGTTTTCCGAACAGGTTTTTTAAGGCATTCAGGTATGTGTCGGCATTCAGGATGACGGAGTCGTTGACCGCTTTATAAGTCAGGAAGATACCTAACGGAGCCAAAATTGCGGAACTTAGCCACATCCCTTGCCATGCTTCCCATACGCCGTCACGCGCCATTTTGAAACCGATATTGTCAATGATGTAATAGAAAATAAACAGTATGACCGAAATGACGACCGGCATCCCCAATCCGCCTTTACGAATGATGGCTCCCAGCGGTGCGCCGATAAAGAAAAAGACCATGCAGGCGAAAGACAAAGTGAACTTCTTGTGCCATTCCGTCAAGTGGCGGCGTACCCTGTAAGCTTCGTCTCCGATAGTGGCTGCTTTGAAGAAGTAATCAGCCTTCATATTTTCTATGCTCGATTTCGCACGTGTCAGGATAGTTGCCTTCTTTCCGGGATTTTCTGCCTGATAGAGACTGTCAAAGTTCATGACAATTACCGGCTCGTCCGTTTTGGGCGTCTCTAGTGTCGTTTTTGTATCTGATTTTTCACTATTCGAATCATCCTTTACGTTATTCTGCTTTATGTCTTGCGGCTTCTTTAGTGTCTTTTTGTATGAGGTTTCGTAAACATTTTTGGCGTTGACGTTTTGTATGCTGTCTAAGCGTACGGAAACAGAATCGATGAAGATTTGTAAATCATGCATGTTTTTACCCATAAACTGGTTTTGCATGAATGATTCGTCCGTCCGTGAAAAGTTGGCATCAAATTCGATCAGGATATCCCGGCTTTTGAATGTCTCCCTTTGGTAAGGAACGGAACTTTTTGTACCTGCGGTACTCGGTTGCTTGTCCAGGCTTCTAAAGGATTCTCCATTAAATAGGGAAAGGACTAAGAACATTTTGTCTGCCGATGTCTTCAGGCGTCCCGAATCTGCGACCATCACGCTTACTTTGTTGAATCCTTCAGAATAATCATAGATCATCATATCGCGAAGGAGCCCCGTTTCAGTATCCTTATGCTTCACATATACATTAAATCCAGTGATTTCGCTGTAAAAAACCCCTTCAGGAATATCTAGCTCCGGCGATTTCTGCCGCATAGACCAAAGTAGCGTGTAAAGTTTGACTTGTACGACAGGCATGGCATAGTTCTGGAAGAAGAAAGCCCCGATACTTATAATACTGATGGTGATGATTAGCGGGCGCATGATATGGACAAGTGAGACACCCGCCGATTTCATAGCCAGTAATTCCAATCGTTCGCCAAGATTCCCGAAAGTCATAAGCGAGGCAAGCAAAATAGCCAGTGGTAGTGCCATCGGTACGAGAAATAGGGCGGCATACATAAACATTTCCGCCAAAACAGGAATCCCCAAACCTTTCCCGACCATGTCGTCAATGTACCTCCACAGGAACTGCATAAGCACAATAAACAGACAGATGCCGAAGGTCATCAAGAA from Parabacteroides merdae ATCC 43184 includes the following:
- a CDS encoding LptF/LptG family permease, translating into MLKIKRLYTFMLQTFLPLFLMTFGICLFIVLMQFLWRYIDDMVGKGLGIPVLAEMFMYAALFLVPMALPLAILLASLMTFGNLGERLELLAMKSAGVSLVHIMRPLIITISIISIGAFFFQNYAMPVVQVKLYTLLWSMRQKSPELDIPEGVFYSEITGFNVYVKHKDTETGLLRDMMIYDYSEGFNKVSVMVADSGRLKTSADKMFLVLSLFNGESFRSLDKQPSTAGTKSSVPYQRETFKSRDILIEFDANFSRTDESFMQNQFMGKNMHDLQIFIDSVSVRLDSIQNVNAKNVYETSYKKTLKKPQDIKQNNVKDDSNSEKSDTKTTLETPKTDEPVIVMNFDSLYQAENPGKKATILTRAKSSIENMKADYFFKAATIGDEAYRVRRHLTEWHKKFTLSFACMVFFFIGAPLGAIIRKGGLGMPVVISVILFIFYYIIDNIGFKMARDGVWEAWQGMWLSSAILAPLGIFLTYKAVNDSVILNADTYLNALKNLFGKRSGRKVEMKEVIMFNPDYGQIILRLKQLAEESNAYLAAHKRWTNYFLFWKQGGRDHTAEQLAVKMDGIIEELSNSDQNLVLNKLMDYPVINGYNQINAKINGKAGLAISLFFPIGFPVYLLATYQRKLLRHDIKMVQKTSYELIDIIEKLPVSL